A window of the Dioscorea cayenensis subsp. rotundata cultivar TDr96_F1 chromosome 14, TDr96_F1_v2_PseudoChromosome.rev07_lg8_w22 25.fasta, whole genome shotgun sequence genome harbors these coding sequences:
- the LOC120275894 gene encoding RNA polymerase II transcriptional coactivator KELP-like, translated as MDEELRGQVSEAILDILRSADLTVMTTATVRATVSKHFNIDPSLPDLKIFVKSVVDSFLKSKQGEEEGSNQAEEEEEQENTSHKDEYTANGDLIIYRLTKKRLITLQPYNGTTLVSIREYFTRNGQELPTSKGISLPIDQWKDLKNAIPAIERGIEKLEY; from the exons ATGGATGAGGAGTTGAGAGGACAGGTCTCTGAAGCCATTTTGGATATACTCCGTTCTGCCGATCTTACTGTGATGACAACGGCCACGGTTCGGGCAACGGTGTCTAAACATTTCAACATCGACCCATCACTTCCCGATCTGAAGATATTTGTTAAATCTGTGGTGGATTCCTTCCTCAAGTCCAAGcaaggtgaagaagaagggtCCAACcaagctgaagaagaagaagaacaagagaatACCAGTCACAAAGACGAGTATACTGCGAACGGGGATCTCATTATCTACCgg cttACAAAAAAACGATTGATTACACTGCAACCATATAATGGGACCACACTGGTCTCAATCAGAGAATATTTTACAAGAAATGGGCAGGAGCTTCCTACCTCCAAAG GGATTAGTTTACCAATTGATCAGTGGAAAGATTTGAAGAATGCCATTCCTGCAATTGAAAGGGGTATTGAAAAACTAGAATACTAG